A stretch of Equus caballus isolate H_3958 breed thoroughbred chromosome 11, TB-T2T, whole genome shotgun sequence DNA encodes these proteins:
- the ZNF652 gene encoding zinc finger protein 652: protein MSHTASSCQELVENCAAHVAGMAQEDSRRGQVPSTFYHGANQELDLSTKVYKRESGSPYSVLVDSKMSKPHLHETEEQPYFRETRAVSEVHAVKGDRENSDDTEEEDDEEVSYKREQIIVEVNLNNQTLNVSKGEKGVSSQSKETPVLKTSSEEEEEESEEEATDDSNDYGENERQKKKEKIVEKVSVTQRRTRRAASVAAAAASPTPRTTRGRRKSVEPPKRKKRATKEPKAPVQKAKCEEKETLTCEKCPRVFNTRWYLEKHMNVTHRRMQICDKCGKKFVLESELSLHQQTDCEKNIQCVSCNKSFKKLWSLHEHIKIVHGYAEKKFSCEICEKKFYTMAHVRKHMVAHTKDMPFTCETCGKSFKRSMSLKVHSLQHSGEKPFRCENCDERFQYKYQLRSHMSIHIGHKQFMCQWCGKDFNMKQYFDEHMKTHTGEKPFICEICGKSFTSRPNMKRHRRTHTGEKPYPCDVCGQRFRFSNMLKAHKEKCFRVTSPVNVPPAVQIPLTTSPATPVPSVVNTPTTPTPPINMNPISTLPPRPIPHSFSHLHIHPHPHHPHHLPIPPVPHLPPPPALFKSEPLNHRGQGEDNFLRHLAEKNSSAQHH from the exons ATGAGCCACACAGCCAGCTCTTGTCAGGAGCTGGTTGAAAACTGTGCTGCGCATGTAGCAGGGATGGCACAAGAAGATAGCCGTCGTGGTCAAGTGCCATCTACCTTTTATCATGGTGCCAACCAGGAACTTGACCTGTCCACCAAAGTGTACAAAAGGGAATCGGGAAGTCCTTATTCTGTGTTAGTGGACAGCAAGATGAGCAAACCGCATCTCCACGAGACAGAGGAACAGCCGTATTTCAGGGAGACAAGGGCAGTGTCTGAGGTGCATGCTGTTAAAGGCGACCGGGAGAACTCTGATGACACAGAAGAGGAGGACGACGAAGAGGTCTCTTACAAAAGGGAGCAGATCATAGTGGAGGTAAACCTTAATAATCAAACGTTAAATGTGTCTAAAGGGGAAAAGGGTGTCTCTTCTCAGTCCAAAGAGACTCCTGTTCTTAAGACAAgcagtgaggaggaagaggaagagagtgaggAAGAGGCCACAGATGACAGCAATGACTATGGAGAGAacgaaaggcagaagaaaaaggagaagatagTGGAGAAAGTCAGCGTTACACAAAGGAGGACGAGGAGAGCTGCCTCTGTTGCTGCAGCTGCCGCTTCCCCTACTCCCAGAACTACCAGAGGTCGTAGGAAGAGTGTAGAGCCACCTAAGCGTAAGAAGCGGGCCACAAAGGAGCCCAAAGCACCAGTCCAGAAAGCTAAGTGTGAAGAGAAAGAGACTCTGACCTGTGAGAAGTGCCCCAGGGTGTTTAATACTCGCTGGTACCTGGAGAAGCACATGAACGTTACTCATAGGCGCATGCAGATTTGTGATAAGTGTGGCAAGAAGTTTGTCCTGGAAAGTGAGCTGTCCCTTCACCAGCAAACAGACTGTGAAAAAAATATTCAG TGTGTTTCCTGTAACAAATCATTCAAGAAACTCTGGTCCCTTCATGAACACATCAAGATCGTCCACGGATATGCAGAAAAGAAGTTTTCCTGTGAAATTTGTGAGAAGAAGTTCTATACCATGGCTCATGTGCGGAAACACATGGTTG CACACACGAAAGACATGCCATTTACATGTGAGACCTGTGGAAAATCGTTCAAACGCAGTATGTCACTCAAGGTGCACTCCTTGCAGCATTCCGGAGAGAAGCCCTTCAGATGCGAG AACTGCGACGAAAGGTTCCAGTACAAGTACCAGCTGCGCTCCCACATGAGCATCCACATTGGGCACAAGCAGTTCATGTGCCAGTGGTGCGGCAAGGATTTCAACATGAAGCAGTACTTCGACGAACACATGAAAACACACACTG GAGAGAAACCCTTTATCTGTGAAATCTGTGGCAAAAGCTTCACCAGCCGCCCCAACATGAAGAGGCACCGCAGAACTCACACAGGCGAGAAGCCCTATCCATGCGATGTGTGTGGCCAGCGGTTCCGCTTCTCCAACATGCTTAAGGCCCACAAGGAGAAGTGCTTTCGGGTGACCAGCCCCGTGAATGTGCCGCCTGCTGTCCAGATCCCACTTACAACTTCCCCAGCCACCCCAGTTCCTTCTGTGGTGAACACACCCACAACCCCAACTCCTCCAATCAATATGAATCCTATAAGCACTCTTCCCCCTCGGCCCATCCCCCACTCCTTCTCTCACCTCCACATCCACCCACACCCTCACCACCCGCACCACCTTCCTATCCCTCCGGTCCCacacctccccccacctccagcgCTCTTTAAGAGCGAGCCTTTAAATCACAGAGGCCAGGGTGAGGACAACTTTCTTCGGCACCTGGCAGAGAAGAACAGTTCAGCACAGCATCATTAA